The Chitinophaga sp. H8 region AACGGTTTTTCTTATTCAGGTTTACCGACTTGTCTGTATCCAGGCGGATGGTTTTTTCCACTACAGCACGACCCACCCGGCGGAGTTCCTGACTACCGTCCAGGTTATTACGTTGCAGGTATTGCGGTACATTGCTTTCATATATTTTGATGATGGTCACGTCTACTGCATTCAGGTTGACTGCCTCAAACGGCATCACCAGTTTTTCACTCTGGGGGAGGATTACACCATTACCCGGAATGCTAACGGCCGGCAGGGTATTTTCAAAATAGATATTGCCGGAAAAAGCCCGACCCAGGCGTTTGTCTGCAATGTTGATTACCCCTTCGTTTACGGCTACGGTATAGTTGCCTTCCAGGCGGTTAGGCGAATATATTTTTACTTCGCTGCCATCAATGGAATAGCGGAGATCATGTTGTCCGCTGATGCTGATAAGTCCTTCCAGGCTTTGCGCCATGCTGATAGGATCGGAGAACTGTACCAGGAGGTGTTGTTCCGGTACGGTCATGCCGCTGATCTGCAATACTTTAAAATCACCTACAGCAGGTACTTCCACTGTTTTTTTACCACTGGCGGTAGCGTTGAGGGGCTTGCCATCCCACGAAATTTCCAGCTTGCCACTGCCACTGGCAGGACGGCTGATATTGGCAATGGTATATTTAGAGGTGCGTTCTGTGGCATTGTGCTGCCAGGTAACCGGCAGTTTTTGTCCGTTGTAATTAACAGCGATCAGTTTTTCGATGGCCTGGGGATCTTCTACGTCAGCAGTATTCACTGCTCCGGAAAAAGACATCTTATCCATTGAAGTATTACTGCTGGCTCTCAGGCCCAACTCATCCAGGGAAAAGGACGGCTTGATTACCCGGAACTCAAAGTCGAACTCCGATATTTCCTTTGGCACATCCATTACTTTGCCCAGCTTAAAAGTGGCATTGTATGTTTTACCTGGTTGCAGATTTTCATCGGGTCTGAATTCAATGGTGGTAGCATCTACCCAAAAAGCTTTCCCTTTGATGGAGGGAGAAAAATCAAATACAGATTTTTCCAGTGGCTCATTCTGTGTATGCGTTACGTTTACCTGCCCACCCAGTTGCACACGGATAGCACTCTGCTTGGAGATAATACCAGCAGTATAAGCTTCTATGTACTTGGCAAAGGCGGGGTTCATTGTTTTTTTGGTGTGGTTGCAAGCGGTTATCAGTGACAATGTTGCAAGGCAAACCAAAAGGGCAGCTATTGCTGTAAACCTTTTTGTTGGGTGCATGTAGGTCTGGTTTTTAGGAGTTTTATTTTTAAAGATAGGTTTTTTTGAGCTGTTAGCAGTTAGTAGTTAGCTTTTAGCTCTCCCTAAGCGGATAAATAACGCAGTATTATCAACTTTATTCATTCGCTTCGATAAAGCTAATACTAACTGCCTTTCAATCGCTGCATTTAAGCTAACAGCTAAAGGCTAATAGCTTTTTCCCTTATTGAGCCTCATGAACTTATTCACCGCTATAGGTAATTCCTCTTCATAATGGGTTACAAATATGAGGGTCACGGGCATATGTTCGCATAATAATTCAATAACTTGTTTGAAGTGCAGTTTCTGCTGCGGGTCCAATCCCTGGCAGGGTTCATCAAAGATAAGGAGCGGTGGATTTTTTACCAATGCGCGTGCCAGTAAGGTGAGGCGTTGCGCACTTTCCGGTACCTGTTTAAAGGGTACGGTGGCATGGGCGGCAATGCCCAGCACTTCCATCCAGTCGGCAGCTATCTGTCCCTGAGCAGGGGTACTTTTACGGGAAGTGCCTATCACATCATGAAATCCGGAACATACCACCTGCATACAATTATCCCGTGAGGTAAAGTATTGGTGGAGTTCAGGAGATACAAAGCCTATTTTCCTTTTGATATCCCAGATACTTTCCCCGCTGCCGCGTTTGCGGTCAAACAGGTAGATCTTGTTGGCATAGGCCTGTGGGTTATCTGCATTGATCAAGCTTAACAAGGTGGATTTTCCTGCGCCATTATGGCCCAGCAATGCCCATTTTTCATTAGGCAGGATGGTCCAGTTGATATCGTCCAGGATGATATTTTCTCCATACTTTACCCGCACATTTTCCATGTGTACGATGGTATCGAAAGACGGCGGATTGGTTTGATGTGCCAGCGCGGCTATTTTGCCGGCCTCCATTACCGGCAGGGGAAGTGCAGCTGGCGGCGGCACCGGCCGTTTCATAAATTCTTCCCGGGTGTATTGCCCGGAGATACTGCCGGCATCCAGGGTAAGCACATGGGTAATATGATCCGGTATTTCGGTAGGCGTGGTAACCAGTAATACCGTAGTACCATTGGCAATGATATGGTTGATCATCTCTCCAAAGTCCTTCCGGGTTTTTACGTCCAGTCCTATAAATGGATTGTCGAGCATGAGTAATACCGGTTTTTGCAGCAGGGCTTTAGCGATCATCACCCGCCGGGTTTCACCATTGGAAAGCTTGATAAGCTCTTTATGCATTAACGGTGCTATTTGCAGCGGCAGCAGCAGCGCTTCCGTTTCCGGTGTGCTGGTGGCCGTATCATACAGGTAAGCCTGAACAGTAGGCGCATCTCCGGAATCCATACTGTTAAAGCGCTGTTGGTAATAAAAGTCAACCGTGTTGGAAAGGTTGCGGAAAGTATGGTGATGCCCTACCAGGGAAATCAGGTTCCGGTAATTAAAGTAGGGATCTGTAATCGTATGTTGTTGCCGGTAAGCCTCATAAAAGTGATACTGAATACTACCGTTGATAATATTGAATTTTCCGGCAATGGTATTTAGCAGGGCGGTTTTGCCGGAACCACTGCCGCCGGTAATAGCCCATTGTTCTCCCTGTTGAATGTGCCAGTCCAGTTGGGTAAACAGGGTTTTGTCCAGGTAACGCACGGTAATGTGGTGCAGCGAAAGAAAAGGTGTTGCTATAGTTTCCATATTAATCTACAGGTCTTTTGATTCAACAATAAGATATAAAATTAGTCCTATTATTGAAAGGCTTCCAGTAATTTTATAAGAAATCTGCATTTTATGTACAGGAATGGGGGCTTCATATTACTATTACTGGTGGCCTTGCAGGCAGCGGGACAGCAGACTATTACGCGTAACCCCATCATTGCCAATATGGTAGCAGCAGTACGTGCGGATAATATGGAAAAGGATATCCATCAGCTGGTGGCTTTTGGTACCCGGCATACCCTGAGTAGCATTACAGATAAAAAGCAGGGCATCGGGGCTGCACGTAACTGGGTATTGCAGCGGTTCAGTAGCTATATAGCCGGTTCGGGAGGCCGGCTTTCCGTACAACTGGATACCGTTACACTGCCACCTAACGGGAAGCGGCTGGATGTGCCGGTACACCTGGGTAATGTAATGGCTACTCTGAAGGGCACAGATCCTGCGGATAAACGGGTATTTATTGTTAGCGGACACCTGGATAGCCGGGCTTCAGATATCATGAACCGCACCATCGCTGCACCGGGAGCTAATGATGATGGCAGCGGGGTGGTAGCCCTGCTGGAAATGGTGCGGGTGATGCATCAGACCCCTTTTCCGGCTACCATCATTTTTGTGGCGGTGAGCGGAGAAGAACAAGGGCTGCTGGGAGCTGATCACCTGGCAGAAAAGGCTGCCCGGCAAGGCTGGGAAGTAGAAGCGATGTTGAATAATGACATGATCGGACAAAGCACTTCCAGCGAAACTAACCTGACCGGTAATACGGTGGTGCGGGTGTTTAGCGAAGGCATACCTGCACTGGCAGATGAGAAAATGCTGGCACAGATCCGGGCAGAAGGTATGGAAAATGACAGCCGCTCCCGGCAGCTGGCACGTTATGTCAAGGAAGTGGGGGAACGGTATGTAGACGCTTTAGAGGTGATGATGGTATACCGTAGTGACCGCTTTTTGCGTAGTGGTGATCATGTGCCATTTTTGCGCCGGGGATTTACGGCGGTACGTATTACAGATCTGTATGAAAACTATATCCGCCAGCACCAGGATGTGCGGAAGGAAAATGGCATACAGTATGGCGATCTGCCAGAATACATGGACTTTGAATACCTGCGTAAAAATACCTGCCTGAACCTGGCAGTACTGTCCAATCTGGCCAGCGCACCTGCTATCCCGCAAACCGTGAAAATGGATGTAAAGGAACTGACCAATATGACCCGTATTTCATGGCAAAAACCAGTGTACGGTACTGCCAGGGGATATTACGTATTGCTGCGGGAAACGAGCAGCCCTACCTGGCAAAAGAAAATTTATACTACCGCAACGGAAATGACCCTGCCTTATTCAAAAGATAATTATTTCTTTGCAGTACAGGCGGTGGGAGAAAACGGTGCAGAAAGCCTGGCCGCTTTTGCCGGAAAATGAAGTGCTATTTAAATAATGGAATTTATGAATTGGGTAATAAAAACATTTGAGGAGCTGACTATAGCTGAACTATATGCTATACTGCATCTGAGGAGTGAGGTGTTTGTGGTGGAACAACATTGCAACTACCAGGATATGGACTATGCCGATCAGCAGGCGATTCACGTACAGGGATATACGGAGCAGGGAAACCTGGGAGTATATACAAGGGTGTTTGCTGCCGGAGTAAAATTTGACGAAGCCTCTATTGGCAGGGTAGTGAGCGCTGCTGCTGTACGGGGTACAGGGGCCGGCAGATTACTCATGCAAAAATCAATTGCTGTGCTGGAAGAACTGTATGGAAAAGTGCCCATCCGGATAGGCGCACAACTTTATTTGAAAAAGTTTTATGAATCACTGGGGTTTGAACAAAAAAGCGGGATCTACCTGGAAGATAATATTGAGCATATAGAAATGGTAAGAGCGGGAGCCGTATAACACCGGGGCCTGCTTGCTAAAGCTCCCAACACCCCGGAGTATTGTTTGGCAGCTTTATTTTTTCTTTTCAGGCTCCTTTTCTTTCTTTGATTTGCCGGAAATAAGCGGTTTGGCAAAAGTGGTTTTTACTTTCCATAACGGCAGGTTGTAAGAAATGGTGTATTGTACATCAAAGGAGTTTTTCTTGGAGGCATTGCCGAATCCGGGAATCACAATAGGTGGAAAATCGCTGTCCTTCACGTTCGTCAGCAGGAATTTTTCCCGGATGTTCCAGCCCAGAAAGAGGTTGGTCAATACCTCTACTTTCATGCCCAGGATCAGCTCTACCCAATGAGTACTGATATTGGTTTGCGGAAAACTTCCTGTTGTTTTTTCTCCCCAATAGCCATTGTAAATGGTGTAGGAAGGCGCTTCATAACTCAGGTGTGCAAATCCGTATCTGATCCCTCCATAAAGCATATGCCTTTCGCGGGGTTCCTGTTTTTTCAGGAAGTTATAATCGATGCCCACGGTAGTATATACCCCATTGCCCTTGTAAGTATAGTTGCTGTCACTATGAGAAGTGTTGTTATATCCCAGTTCTCCGGCCAGGTACATATTGCTGGTGATCCTGGCGTCAGCTACTACCGCTATTTCTTTGCGGTAAGGCTGAAAAGCCGTCACAACAAAACGGCTGAGGTCAAGTCCTATCCGTAACCCTCCAGGCACCATATAGGTAGTATCATTATTGACACGCGCGGGCTTTTTTACCACAGGCTTGACAAAAACGCTATCTTTTTTACTGGTGGCAGATTTCTTTTGTGCCTGCACAGCCAGTGTCAAAAAACAACTACTCAAAATTAAAATGTAGGGTAATATGCGTGTCATTAGAGGTAGTTACTTCCTTTTGATTAATTTTTAAAGAGTCCACAGTATGCTGTGTGGTAAGCACGGTGTCGATGGTAAAGAAGGTAGAGAAACCGCAGCCCGCCGATATAAAATGCGGTGTTCTTTTATACCGGAAGGTAAGCGTGTCTGCCACCAGTGCAGAATCTACCTTCAGATAAAAACGGCTCTCATCTTCTGTTTGCGACAATGGCAGGAACAGGTCGCCTAAAGGTTGTTTTTTGTAGAGACTATCCTTACCCAATGCAAACAACGTTACTTTAGGCATGATGGTATCCCTCACCACATCAGCACTGTCATATTTAAAATGAACACGCGTGTCTGTACGGAGCGTTTGATCACAAACTTTGGTTTCGTCTTCACAAGCCACCATAATGGCCGGTATTGCCGCTACCAGTAATACTTTAAAAATGTTCTTCATTTGCTGTTCATTTGCAGGGCAAGCTGGAAAATAAAGGGCCATATATGCTGCTTTCCCGGTTGCATTAGCTTCCCAGTTCTTTCTTCAGGAACCGGGCGGTATGACTGTCTTTACAGGAGCTCACCTCTTCTGGTGTGCCTGCACATAAAATAGTGCCACCGCCACCACCGCCTTCCGGACCCAGGTCTACAATGTAATCAGCCATTTTGATTACATCCAGGTTATGTTCTATCACCAATACAGTATTACCACGGTCTACCAGTTTATTCAATACATTCAGCAACAATAAGATGTCCTGGAAATGCAAACCGGTAGTAGGTTCATCCAGTATGTAAATAGTTTTGCCGGTATCTTTTTTAGACAGCTCAGTAGCCAGTTTTACCCTTTGTGCCTCGCCACCTGAAAGGGTTACCGCCGACTGGCCCAATGTAATATAGCCCAATCCCACGTCCTGCAAGGTCTTTATTTTCCGGTAAATAAACGGTACGGCATTGAAAAATTCCACCGCTTCGTCTACCGTCATATCCAGTACATCAGAAATAGATTTTCCTTTATAACGGATTTCCAGTGTTTCGCGGTTGTACCGGCGTCCGTTGCATTTTTCGCAATGCACGTATACGTCTGGCAGGAAGTTCATTTCAATAACCCTCATCCCGCCGCCTTCACACACATCACAGCGACCGCTTTTTACATTGAAGGAAAAACGCCCGGCATTATAGCCTCTTATTTTAGCTTCCGGCACCTGTGCAAACAAGGTACGGATATCAGTAAAAAATCCACAGTAGGTAGCAGGATTACTCCTGGGTGTACGGCCGATAGGCGACTGGTCGATCTCGATCACCTTATCCAGGTTTTCCAGCCCTTTCACGCTTTTGTATGGCATGGGTACCTGCTTGGAATCATACGCATGTTTGGACAGGATCGGGTACAGCGTTTCATTGATGAGGGTAGATTTACCACTACCGGATACACCGGTTACACAAATGAATGTACCCAGCGGCAGCTTTATGGAAACATTTTTCAGGTTGTTGCCCGTAGCGCCTTTCAGTTCCAGAGATTTGCCATTTCCCTTTCTTCTTACCGCAGGAATGGGAATGGCACGTTTGCCATTCAGATATCCTGCCGTAGGGGTATTCAGTTTGAGGATCTCTTTGGGGATCCCCTGTGCAATGATCTGCCCGCCATGTACCCCTGCACCGGGACCTATATCTACCAGGTGATCTGCATGCAGCATAATGTCTTTATCATGCTCTACCACGATCACGGTATTGCCCATTTCCCGGAGGTTTTTCAGGGCTTCTATCAATTGCATATTATCCCGCTGGTGGAGTCCTATACTGGGTTCATCCAGGATATAGGTAATGCCCATCAGCTGGGAGCCTATCTGCGTAGCCAGGCGGATACGCTGTGATTCTCCGCCGCTGAGGCTGCGTGTAGGCCTGCCCAGAGAAAGATAGCTTAAACCTACATTGAGCAAAAAGCCCAGCCGTTCCCGTATTTCCTTGAGAATATCTTTAGCAATAGCGTTTTCTTTCTTTTCCAGCCGGGTTTCAATATCCCGGAACCAGGTGGCCAGTTTATCCAGGTCCATTGCACTCAGTTCCGCAATGTTTTTTTGATCTACCCGGAAAGAAAGGCTTTCCTTTTTGAGGCGGGTACCTTCACAATCAGGGCAGGTGCTGAGCTGCATAAATCCTTCAGCCCAGGTGCGCACATGATCAGAAGAAGTATCATTGAAATACCGGCGTACCATATTTACCACTCCTTCATATTCTGTAGCATAGGTGGCGGTACCGTTTTCGTCAAAACCCATATCTACATCCAGTTTTCCGTTTTCATCACCAAACAAGAGTATGTTCAGTGCTTTTTCCGGCAAGGAGGAGATGGGGGCGGTGAGCGAAAATTTATGTTTGCGGGCTAGTTGCTGTACCTGTTTAAAAGTGAATGTTTCCCTGGCTTCCCCTAAAGGAGCAAGGCCCCCATCATTAATCGACTTGCTTTTGTCCGGCAGTACCTCATCCATATTGATCTGATAGATGGTGCCCAGGCCTTTACAGCGGGGACATGCACCATAGGGAGAGTTAAAGGAAAAAGTATTGGGAGAAGGTTCCTCGTAAGAGATACCCGTATCCTCACACATCAGCTGGCGGCTGTACTGGCTCACCTTCTGGCTGTCATGGTCCATTACAAACATGAGCCCTTTCCCCATTTGCAGGGCTTTCTGCACGCTCTGGCTGATACGCACCCGGGCATCATCCTGCACCTGTATCCGGTCTATTACCAGTTCTATATCATGGATCTTGTACCGGTCTACCTGCATTCTTTCTTTCAGGTCCAGTATTTCCCCGTCTACCCGCACTTTTACATATCCCTGTTTGCGCACCTGTTCAAACAGTTCCCGGTAGTGTCCTTTACGGCCACGTACCAGCGGTGCCAGGATCACCAGTTTTTTCTTAGGGTAGTTTTTAAACAGGTGTTCCAGTATTTCTTCTTCCGAGAAACGCGTCATACGTTTGCCCGTATTGTAGGAATAGGCCTGTCCTATACGCGCGTACAGCAGGCGGAGGAAATCGTATATTTCAGTGATGGTACCTACGGTAGAGCGTGGGTTTTTATTGGTGGTTTTTTGCTCGATGGAAATCACCGGCGACAGGCCGGATATTTTGTCTACATCAGGCCTTTCCATATCACCTATGAACTGGCGGGCGTATGCAGAAAAACTTTCCATATACCGGCGCTGGCCTTCTGCATAGATCGTGTCAAAAGCCAGTGAAGATTTGCCACTGCCACTAATACCGGTGATCACCACCAGTTTATTTTTGGGCAATACCAGATCCAGGTTTTTGAGGTTATGCTCACGTGCACCGATTATTTCTATCTGATCATCGGCAGGTGTCAATAAAGCTGCTGGTACCGTTGCGTTTTCTTTTTTCTTTGCCATAAAAATCCCCGAACACAAGTTTTATTTTAATCGTCTGTTACCTGTTGAGGTACGAACTTAATTAAACTACTAAACTACGCCATAATTGGTAGAGATGGCTAAAATTTTATTCCCCAAAGGCGGATTTCTTACCCTTCATTCCTAACAACATAGAGGTAGATTCCAGTATGAAATTAGTATTCCTTATCTGTGAAGCAAAGATGAAGTACCCATATAGTATCTCTATAAGGGGTACTATATGGGTACTTCAAGGGTACTTTAAGGATACTTTAACCATAAGGATGCATGGGCTTTACTATCGCTTTAACACTGGGAATACCCTAGCTATTGTTTTTATGCTGATAGTATTTTACCTGCTGTCAGTATTTGGGGTATCCGCCTCCAGACTTGCCACAACGCCAGGTGGTAACATTACGGGCATGATTATCAGGATAATAGTAGGTATAATCATAGGAGGTAACATATCCATCGCTATTGATAACCTGGTTGGAGTACTCCCGGTGGTCATATGGATATTCCCCATTATCCCGGATAGATCTGAGCAGGTGATGGGCAGGAAAATCGATATGTCCCAGTGCAGCCAGGAGTATCATGCCCTGCATGGGAAGATTACTGTCAAAATCATAGCTGGCTCCTTTGATGGGGCGGGAATAATCGTAGGTAAACTCCATATTATTGGCAGGATCTTCCTCGTAATAGTACTTGATAAGGTTGCCGTATTTGTCGTAAACGTAACGGAGGTTGGCAAAACCATAGATCGGTTCATAGGTAGTTCTGCTAAGCCGTCCCTGTGCGTTGTAGAAGTATTTGGTTTCACTGCGGTTGCCATCCCTGGCCAGATGATCGGACCAGGTAGCCCTGCCGCAGGCATCCAGCCTGGCGGTCAATACCGTGTCGTGGGTAGCGCTGTTAAACAGATACACACGATTGCCGGTGTATTTCACCTCCAGCGAATGCTCTTCTCCACCAGTAGGGGCAAAAGGTGGCAGCGATATTTCCAGG contains the following coding sequences:
- a CDS encoding ATP-binding cassette domain-containing protein codes for the protein METIATPFLSLHHITVRYLDKTLFTQLDWHIQQGEQWAITGGSGSGKTALLNTIAGKFNIINGSIQYHFYEAYRQQHTITDPYFNYRNLISLVGHHHTFRNLSNTVDFYYQQRFNSMDSGDAPTVQAYLYDTATSTPETEALLLPLQIAPLMHKELIKLSNGETRRVMIAKALLQKPVLLMLDNPFIGLDVKTRKDFGEMINHIIANGTTVLLVTTPTEIPDHITHVLTLDAGSISGQYTREEFMKRPVPPPAALPLPVMEAGKIAALAHQTNPPSFDTIVHMENVRVKYGENIILDDINWTILPNEKWALLGHNGAGKSTLLSLINADNPQAYANKIYLFDRKRGSGESIWDIKRKIGFVSPELHQYFTSRDNCMQVVCSGFHDVIGTSRKSTPAQGQIAADWMEVLGIAAHATVPFKQVPESAQRLTLLARALVKNPPLLIFDEPCQGLDPQQKLHFKQVIELLCEHMPVTLIFVTHYEEELPIAVNKFMRLNKGKSY
- the uvrA gene encoding excinuclease ABC subunit UvrA — encoded protein: MAKKKENATVPAALLTPADDQIEIIGAREHNLKNLDLVLPKNKLVVITGISGSGKSSLAFDTIYAEGQRRYMESFSAYARQFIGDMERPDVDKISGLSPVISIEQKTTNKNPRSTVGTITEIYDFLRLLYARIGQAYSYNTGKRMTRFSEEEILEHLFKNYPKKKLVILAPLVRGRKGHYRELFEQVRKQGYVKVRVDGEILDLKERMQVDRYKIHDIELVIDRIQVQDDARVRISQSVQKALQMGKGLMFVMDHDSQKVSQYSRQLMCEDTGISYEEPSPNTFSFNSPYGACPRCKGLGTIYQINMDEVLPDKSKSINDGGLAPLGEARETFTFKQVQQLARKHKFSLTAPISSLPEKALNILLFGDENGKLDVDMGFDENGTATYATEYEGVVNMVRRYFNDTSSDHVRTWAEGFMQLSTCPDCEGTRLKKESLSFRVDQKNIAELSAMDLDKLATWFRDIETRLEKKENAIAKDILKEIRERLGFLLNVGLSYLSLGRPTRSLSGGESQRIRLATQIGSQLMGITYILDEPSIGLHQRDNMQLIEALKNLREMGNTVIVVEHDKDIMLHADHLVDIGPGAGVHGGQIIAQGIPKEILKLNTPTAGYLNGKRAIPIPAVRRKGNGKSLELKGATGNNLKNVSIKLPLGTFICVTGVSGSGKSTLINETLYPILSKHAYDSKQVPMPYKSVKGLENLDKVIEIDQSPIGRTPRSNPATYCGFFTDIRTLFAQVPEAKIRGYNAGRFSFNVKSGRCDVCEGGGMRVIEMNFLPDVYVHCEKCNGRRYNRETLEIRYKGKSISDVLDMTVDEAVEFFNAVPFIYRKIKTLQDVGLGYITLGQSAVTLSGGEAQRVKLATELSKKDTGKTIYILDEPTTGLHFQDILLLLNVLNKLVDRGNTVLVIEHNLDVIKMADYIVDLGPEGGGGGGTILCAGTPEEVSSCKDSHTARFLKKELGS
- a CDS encoding DUF6048 family protein, producing MSSCFLTLAVQAQKKSATSKKDSVFVKPVVKKPARVNNDTTYMVPGGLRIGLDLSRFVVTAFQPYRKEIAVVADARITSNMYLAGELGYNNTSHSDSNYTYKGNGVYTTVGIDYNFLKKQEPRERHMLYGGIRYGFAHLSYEAPSYTIYNGYWGEKTTGSFPQTNISTHWVELILGMKVEVLTNLFLGWNIREKFLLTNVKDSDFPPIVIPGFGNASKKNSFDVQYTISYNLPLWKVKTTFAKPLISGKSKKEKEPEKKK
- a CDS encoding M28 family metallopeptidase, encoding MYRNGGFILLLLVALQAAGQQTITRNPIIANMVAAVRADNMEKDIHQLVAFGTRHTLSSITDKKQGIGAARNWVLQRFSSYIAGSGGRLSVQLDTVTLPPNGKRLDVPVHLGNVMATLKGTDPADKRVFIVSGHLDSRASDIMNRTIAAPGANDDGSGVVALLEMVRVMHQTPFPATIIFVAVSGEEQGLLGADHLAEKAARQGWEVEAMLNNDMIGQSTSSETNLTGNTVVRVFSEGIPALADEKMLAQIRAEGMENDSRSRQLARYVKEVGERYVDALEVMMVYRSDRFLRSGDHVPFLRRGFTAVRITDLYENYIRQHQDVRKENGIQYGDLPEYMDFEYLRKNTCLNLAVLSNLASAPAIPQTVKMDVKELTNMTRISWQKPVYGTARGYYVLLRETSSPTWQKKIYTTATEMTLPYSKDNYFFAVQAVGENGAESLAAFAGK
- a CDS encoding DUF6452 family protein; amino-acid sequence: MKNIFKVLLVAAIPAIMVACEDETKVCDQTLRTDTRVHFKYDSADVVRDTIMPKVTLFALGKDSLYKKQPLGDLFLPLSQTEDESRFYLKVDSALVADTLTFRYKRTPHFISAGCGFSTFFTIDTVLTTQHTVDSLKINQKEVTTSNDTHITLHFNFE
- a CDS encoding GNAT family N-acetyltransferase, whose product is MNWVIKTFEELTIAELYAILHLRSEVFVVEQHCNYQDMDYADQQAIHVQGYTEQGNLGVYTRVFAAGVKFDEASIGRVVSAAAVRGTGAGRLLMQKSIAVLEELYGKVPIRIGAQLYLKKFYESLGFEQKSGIYLEDNIEHIEMVRAGAV